The Urbifossiella limnaea nucleotide sequence CGATGGCCTGGCCCGGCATGTCGGGCGCGAGCAGCAGCCGGGCGCGGACGGTGACGGACTTGCCCGCCGGCACGGTGAAGCGGTACCACCCGCCGACCTTCGTCCCCTCGCCCATCGGGTTCACGGCCTTCACGTCCTGGTGGACGATCCGCTCGTGGAAGGCGTCCTTGAAGTGGCCGGTGTCGGCCGACCCGAACAGCAGCGGCGCGTTCGTCTCGTTCTCGGTGAACAGCAGGTCCGGCGCGCCGTCGAAGTGGAGGCGGAAGTCGAGCCAGGCCGGGTGGTCGAGGTGCGCCACGGCCGGGCCGCACCGGCTGACGTGCGGCTTCGCCGCGTCGGGCGTCCAGCTCCAGGTGTTGCGGTACCACGCCTGCGGAACGAGGTGCAGCTCGGCGGCGTCCGGCCCGCGGTTGTGGGCCGTCACCGTCATCAGCAGGTCCATCGGCGCCGCCTTCGCGTACTCGACCTCGATGTCGAAGTAGCGGTCGTCGTCGAAGATGCCGGTATCGACGAGCTCGTACTCGGGTTCGAGCCGGGTGCGGCGGCGGGACTCGGACAGGAGGAGGCTGTAGGGAAACTCGCGCTGCGGGTACTTGTACAGGAACCGCATGTACGAGTGGGTGGGGGTGCTGTCGAGGTAGTAGTACTGTTCCTTCACGTCCTCGCCGTGGTTCCCCTGCTCGTTGGTCAGGCCGAACAGCCGCTCCTTGAGGAACGGGTCGGCGCCGTTCCACAGCGCCAGCGACAGGCACAGCCGCTGGCGGTCGTCGGACACGCCGGCGAGGCCGTCCTCGCCCCACCGGTAGGCCCGGCTGCGCGCCTGGTCGTGGGGGAAATAGTCCCAGGCGTCGCCGCGCGGGGAGTAGTCCTCGCGGACGGTGCCCCACTGCCGCTCGGACAGGTACGGCCCCCACTTCTTCCACCACGCCGTCTTCGACTCGGCCTCGGCCAGGCGGGCGCGCTCGGGATTCATCCGGTCCTCTCGGCTCGGCGGTGTGTCCAAGATGGTAGGCCGCCGGGGGGATGTGCCAAGTTCCGGCGGGCGGATTCGGGGCGGGTGACGCGACCGGCTACCGGCGCCGTGCGGGGCCGACGGAGAGCACCTCGACGCGCATGGCGGCGTCGTCCACATAGTACCGGACCCCGAGTACGTCCTCGTACCAGAGCCGGTAGCCCTTCTCCCGGGATTCGCCCATGTCGTGCGGGGTGCGGCGCAGCGCGAAGTCGATCCGATTCGCCGCGGCGGCCACCCGCGCGGCGTCGGCCTCCGCCGCCTGAATGCGGGCGAGTTCCTGAACCGTTGCGACGGTCCAGACGACGGCGTAGGTCATTCCCAGCAGGCCATTCACGGTGACGCATCCCGGTCGTAAGCCGTCCGCTGGCAGGGACTTGGCCAAGCCAGGGAGAGGGCGCGCCCATGCTGTTCGGTGGGGTCTTCGAGCGGTTCCTAGAGGAGAGCCCGCTCAGCGTGATGTCCCGGGCGACCATCGAGCACGCCCTCTCGGCCTCGGCCCTCGACGCGCTGTTCGACCGGACCGCCGAGCGCGGGTACACCCGGGAGTTGCTGTTCTCCACGACGGTCGATCTGATGACCCTGGTGGTCGGCGGCAAGGCCCTCCACGTCCAGGCCGCCTACCGGCACCTGCGGGACCGCGTCCCGGTCACCCTCAAGTGCGTCTACGACAAGCTCCGGAACATCGAGACGGGCGTGTCCGCGGGGCTGGTCGCGCACGTGTCGGGCCGGTGCGAGGGGCTGATCACCGCGCTGGGCGGGGGGTGCAAGAGCCTGCTGCCGGGCTACCGGGTGCGGGTCCTCGACGGCAACCACCTGGCCGCCACCCAGCGGCGGCTGGGCGTCACCCGGGGGCACACCGCCGGCCCCTTGCCCGGGCAGAGTTTGGTCGTGCTCGACCCGGCCCTGATGCTGGTCACCGACATCGTCCCGTGCGAGGACGCCCACACCCAGGAGCGGGCGCTGATCGACCAGATTGTGCCGCTGGTGCGGGAGCGGGACGTGTGGGTCGCGGACCGCAACTTCTGCACGGCGGAGTTCCTGTGTGAGGTGGCCGCCCGGCGGGCCTACGTCGTCATCCGACGCCACGGGAACCTGAGCGTCGAGGCCGAAGCCGGGTACGGGGCCGAGGTCGCGACGGACCGGGGCTGGGTGGGCGAGCGGCGGGTCTGGGTCTGCTGGGGTGGGGCGCGGTTGGTGCGCCTGCGGCAGGTGCGGGTGCGGCTGCGGGCGCCGACCGCGGACGGGGACGCGGAGGTGGAGATCCTGACCAACCTGCCGGCGAAGGTGCCGGCCAAGAAGGTGGCCGAGATCTACCTCAAGCGGTGGAAGATCGAGGGGGCCTTCCACGAGTTGACAGTCGCCTTGAACTGTGAGGTGAACACCCTGGGGTACCCCAGGGCCGCGCTGTTCGGGTTCTGCGTGGCGGTGGCCGCGTACAACGTGCTGGCCGTACTGAAGGCGGCCCTGCGGGCGGTGCATGGTGAGAAGAAGGTGCAGGAGGAGGTGTCGGGGTATTACCTGGCGCTGGAGTGGGCGATGGTGTACGCGGGGATGATGATCGCCCTGCCCGCGTCGGAATGGGAGGCGTTCGGTCCGATGCCCAGCCCGGAGTTGGCCGGCCACCTCCGCGAGTGGGCGGGCAAGGTCGACCTTGGGAGGATCAAGAAAGCGCCGCCCCGGAAGCCGACGAGGACGGCGACCCGACGGATCAAGGACAAGAGCCCACATGTTTCCACGGCCCGGTTGCTCGACGAGGGGAAGAAGACCCGTCAGGCGAAAGTCAGCCGGAATCCGTGAGTCTCACACCGTGAATGGCCTGGTCATTCCCAGCCCAGCCGCGTCTTGAGTTCCTCGAACGTCAGCATCTCGCCCTGTCGGCGGCGCTCGATATCCTCCCACGTGAGCGACGGCTCCCACGGGCACGGCGGCTCGCTGAACGGGGCCGGCACAGTGATCGGGGTAAATACGCCGAAGACGCTGCCGTCCGCCTCACGGTACTCGACCGGCTGGCGACTCGCCGCCGCCTCGCGCATCACCCGAAGTGCGTCGTCCATCGTGCCGGCCAGTCGGCCGGCGATGTACAGCTTGACCATCGGCGTACCCTCCTCACCGCGATTATATCACGCCCCTCGCCCCGCCCGGTAGCGGCGGATCAGCGCGTTCGTAGACGAGTCGTGCTTCAACTCGCCGGCGCCGCTCAGCTCGGGCACGATCCGCTGGGCCAGCACCTTCCCCAGCTCCACGCCCCACTGGTCGAACGAGCCGACGTCCCACACCACGCCCTGCGTGAACACGCTGTGCTCGTACAGGGCGATCAGCGAGCCCAGCGCGAACGGCGTCAGCTTCTCCACCACCAGCACGTTCGACGGCCGGTTGCCGGGGAACGTC carries:
- a CDS encoding transposase, which translates into the protein MLFGGVFERFLEESPLSVMSRATIEHALSASALDALFDRTAERGYTRELLFSTTVDLMTLVVGGKALHVQAAYRHLRDRVPVTLKCVYDKLRNIETGVSAGLVAHVSGRCEGLITALGGGCKSLLPGYRVRVLDGNHLAATQRRLGVTRGHTAGPLPGQSLVVLDPALMLVTDIVPCEDAHTQERALIDQIVPLVRERDVWVADRNFCTAEFLCEVAARRAYVVIRRHGNLSVEAEAGYGAEVATDRGWVGERRVWVCWGGARLVRLRQVRVRLRAPTADGDAEVEILTNLPAKVPAKKVAEIYLKRWKIEGAFHELTVALNCEVNTLGYPRAALFGFCVAVAAYNVLAVLKAALRAVHGEKKVQEEVSGYYLALEWAMVYAGMMIALPASEWEAFGPMPSPELAGHLREWAGKVDLGRIKKAPPRKPTRTATRRIKDKSPHVSTARLLDEGKKTRQAKVSRNP